ATCTAGTCACTCTCAGAGGGCACAGCTCTGCTGCCAGGACCCTCTCCTCCCCCATCCCAACCTGCAATGAGGGCTCAGACTGCCGCTGTCTCCCTTTGCTCCCCTTGCTCGCCCCCGAGAGTCTCCAAAATCTTCACCCCACTTCTCCATCTCTCCACAGCCTCCACTGAAGCTGGGGCCTTTTCTCTTTGGGAGGCGCGCCCGTCAGTCTAAGCCCTGAGTTTGGTCTTCCCCTGCGCCAGCCTGTAGTGTATGTGGGGTCTCCCCATCAGCCACTTGTCTGCAGCTGTTTACATGGTGTTCGTCCTAAAcgtggtgggggaggtgggatGCCGTGGAAGAGAGACAACAGCAACACCTGGGTGACCGCTGCCTCTGCCTGTAAGGAGGACTGACAAAACTCGGGTGAGGGAGGCTACATACGCACAGAGGCCCCTTCTGGGAACCAAGTGGGGAAGGGAGCCCTGCTGAGGAACTAGACCACTTTTCTCATTCAAGCCGAGCCCACCCTGCAGCCGCTGCcctgcccttcccttccctctgctGGCCACCTGTTCCTGCTCCTCCGCCACTGGGCTTGAACTGCCATTGCACTGGGCCTGAGTTTTTCAGGAAAGACCAGAAATCTTTGACTAAAAGAGAAACTCAGGTgggaagttgtgtgtgtgtgtgtgtgtgtgcacgtgtgtgtgctcGCTTGTAAATGTGTGTGGGTGCAAGTGAGAGTGAATGTgggggtgtgcatgtgtgaaaATGCGTGTGGGCGTGTAGaggtgtgtgtgcgcatgtgtgtgtgcgggtgtgggtgtgcgtgtgtgAAAGTGTGAGTGCCAAGGTCTTGACACAGGCGGGCAGGGCTCTCTCCTCCTGTGGAAGAGCAGAGCAGGGTCTCCTGGGCGGTACCTGGAAGGTCACCTCCCGCTCCTGGCTGAGGTCCGTCTTGTTGCCCACCAGCATCACCAGGACTTCTCCTGGGTGCAGCTCCTCCTCCAGGTCCTTCAGCCACTGCTGAGCCTTGAGGAAGGAAtcctagaaaataagaaaaaaagtcacGTCAAACAGAACTTATAGGCGGTCATTAGCTATTCTGCAGGGGGAAGCCAGTGTTGCTGGTCACGTTGCATAAAATGTCACAGAATCCTACTGTCCATGGACAAACCTGCAGGGCTGCTCCATTTCTCTGAGGAGGGCACGTTCCTGTCCTGGGTGACCTGTGCGGCCAGGCAGAAAACTGCTGGGACACACATCAGATTCTTCACCCTGACCAGGCCCAGGAGACTGCCAGCCACGGGGTATTTCAGGTCAGGCCTTGAGCTCCTGAATCTTCCACCCCTAGATGTCCTCAAAGGACCACTTCATGCAAGAGAGTCTGGGGGACTGGCCACTACCCCAAACCCTGACCCTAATGCAGCACCAGGAACTACTGAGTGGCAGATGGCAATGGCATGTTCTTTGTGGACCACAGAGGAGCAGAACCCCACCGTGGAGGAGGATGGGGGGTTGTCAGGAGGCcatcctggaggaggtgactgGTGCTCACTAATGGGGTCTCTGTTCCTTGTGATTATGCCATGGCATCATTGCACTGGAGAAACCAGAAGGCAGGTGCTTGGGAAGGAGGGTGGGACATGCCTCAAGGTGGGCCCTACCTTCCTGGTGATGTCGTACACCAGAAGCGCAGCATTGGCGCCCCTGAAGTAGAGGTGGCAGACGCTGTGGTACTTCTCCTGGCCAGCTGTGTCCCAGATCTCAAGCTTCAGAGAGGCGGCGCCCACATCCACCACCTTTGTGAAGAACGCACCTGAAACAGGGAGGCCCAGAGGGCTTACTCAGAGGACGAGGTTGCCACGTGCGGCTCAGGTGGGACCACAGCAAGCCGCAGGCACAGCAATGGGCTTAGAAGGACAGCTGGCCACTCGTCTCCCACGCCCGCATGGCCAGGAGGTTGAGCAAACAGTTCTTCTGGGAGATGGAGCCTTCCACAACGAGCAAAGTGTTGGGAGTGATTGCTATGGGGCCTTTGGAGAGGCTTTGGATGGGAAGATAAATCTCTCCAGGACCTAACACAAAAGCTCTGGGCTACATATGCCGTGGAAAGGATCTCCACTTACCGGGAGCCCGACGCATCCCTGCCGGCTTCCAGCGATGCAGCTGGGCCCTGGGAACCCCTGGCCCACTGGTCCCTCACCTGCCAGACCCATCTTGCACAGAGGCAGTCACGACTGCACAGGCTCCTCCAAGGCCTTCCTTGCCTCCTGCTAACCTCCCCTCTTTCCCAATGCTGCTCCCTACCAACCCCCTTCTCTACTGTCCCCTCTGCATGGTGTCCTTCCTCTTCTTCACCTAGAAAACTCTTAGGCGTCCTCTGAGATCTTCCAGCGGCAACCCCGGAAGGGTTGCTGGGCCCCCTGCCTCCACGGAAGCCTCCCTGCACCCCATACACACTCAGAGGCGAGGCCTCCTGTGTTCTCCGCCTGTCTCACCCAGGAAGGCAGGGGCTTTGTCTTACTCAGCCATGTACCtggcttcacacacacacacacacacacacacacacacacacacacaaaactaccCCCAAGCACTTTAACATATTGGGCAATGCACTGTTCATTTAAAGAT
Above is a genomic segment from Pongo pygmaeus isolate AG05252 chromosome 11, NHGRI_mPonPyg2-v2.0_pri, whole genome shotgun sequence containing:
- the RAB17 gene encoding ras-related protein Rab-17 isoform X1, with the protein product MAQAHRTPQPRAAPSQPRVFKLVLLGSGSVGKSSLALRYVKNDFKSILPTVGCAFFTKVVDVGAASLKLEIWDTAGQEKYHSVCHLYFRGANAALLVYDITRKDSFLKAQQWLKDLEEELHPGEVLVMLVGNKTDLSQEREVTFQVPPRRPCSALPQEERALPACVKTLALTLSHTHTHTRTHTCAHTPLHAHTHFHTCTPPHSLSLAPTHIYKRAHTRAHTHTHTQLPT
- the RAB17 gene encoding ras-related protein Rab-17 isoform X3 → MAQAHRTPQPRAAPSQPRVFKLVLLGSGSVGAFFTKVVDVGAASLKLEIWDTAGQEKYHSVCHLYFRGANAALLVYDITRKDSFLKAQQWLKDLEEELHPGEVLVMLVGNKTDLSQEREVTFQVPPRRPCSALPQEERALPACVKTLALTLSHTHTHTRTHTCAHTPLHAHTHFHTCTPPHSLSLAPTHIYKRAHTRAHTHTHTQLPT